From the Theobroma cacao cultivar B97-61/B2 chromosome 2, Criollo_cocoa_genome_V2, whole genome shotgun sequence genome, one window contains:
- the LOC18609835 gene encoding HMG-Y-related protein B, giving the protein MATEETNNTQGPPPPSQQSSLPDYPQMILEAIEALNEKAGSNKSAISKHIESTHPDLPAAHSTLLSHHLNKMKQSGQIVMSKNNYLKPDPNAPPKRGRGRPPKPKVPLPPGTVVSPPRPRGRPPKPKDPFAPSKPKTSGGTGRPRGRPPKKAKTGVSAAPPPPGVKRGRGRPPKV; this is encoded by the exons aTGGCGACTGAAGAAACTAATAACACTCAAGGCCCTCCTCCCCCTTCTCAACAATCTTCTCTTCCAGACTATCCTCAG ATGATTTTGGAAGCGATAGAGGCATTGAACGAGAAAGCAGGGTCGAATAAGTCGGCAATCTCGAAGCACATCGAATCGACTCACCCAGATCTCCCAGCGGCTCACTCCACCCTCCTTTCCCACCACCTCAACAAGATGAAACAAAGCGGCCAAATTGTTATGTCGAAGAACAATTACTTGAAACCCGACCCCAATGCTCCACCTAAGCGTGGACGAGGGCGTCCGCCTAAGCCCAAGGTTCCTCTTCCACCTGGCACCGTCGTCTCCCCACCGAGGCCTCGTGGTCGTCCGCCTAAGCCCAAAGATCCATTTGCTCCCTCTAAGCCGAAAACCTCCGGCGGTACTGGAAGGCCTCGTGGACGCCCACCTAAAAAGGCTAAGACTGGAGTCTCCGCAGCTCCTCCACCTCCCGGTGTTAAGCGAGGTCGCGGTCGGCCGCCGAAGGTGTAA